One Paroedura picta isolate Pp20150507F chromosome 3, Ppicta_v3.0, whole genome shotgun sequence genomic window carries:
- the WDR6 gene encoding tRNA (34-2'-O)-methyltransferase regulator WDR6 isoform X2 → MGIVVRERLKRFSLVTPKMSASPCIRGKESARGLISHPSATMEAELLLAPITALEIIGDHLVAGEGPNIAVYTLGPDAVRSPTCFKQVLHHCNIHGIKEQQNLALGGNEATTLAVFGGKGLVVIEFGLQNSTITLTELFPFCELHDWIWDLQWLEGCTETPSCVALALGHNSVALYDCAGQRILQEVHCQEKCILYSAHLVGSRWDSLVLVAGTVFNQLVIWCAADPADDTGRVRPRSRISGHQGVIFSICYLESKSVLASASDDRSLRLWDVSNLRELPAHVPCLLVCYGHQSRVWSVRLLNDCIISIGEDSACLVWNYQGEIVRSFRGHQGRGLRAVAVHEAQGCVFTGGADSGIRCWDFKGLRTTGSSLLQLNFPSPQRKGLPRAVKLAGTGLLLTVTDAGAVYSYDLTLKAWTLTLEDAAYQSYSLLEVYDLPGGDVLCAMGNISGWVKIFCLCHPTQAKDLQLYEEKVHSLSWSPRPGQDLDTCSLFVSGSAGVLLWLEVSCRPPDAMTVAAKRCFLLPPCKQRWHTCSAFLPQGDFLLCGDRRGSLMLFACGTPLDSRHEKASEGGGLADRGSVALSPGPGLDFPIGREESHAEGPVSLIFGLHGKTGVTSVACHGGFIYSTGRDGCYRQLQVLGRELRVLRKQKPCKGLEWLEGLRFSSEGSTRVLGFHGAHFVLWDANSNETLLSIPCGGGHRSWSYTRGLSVETFAYVRSGDVAVYQRRDAPSGQRVLKESLHGRELTCVCHVGTLKTSRQDLVSVFATGSEDSTVNILAFGAQFHTLTQLTAIRDHISSVRALAVMESSAILREAGGISAILFSAGGRAQIECYGLRLSPDRGSSSGVLCQLVHLASHRLDEQWDRMKNRHKLIKMDPETRYMSIAVLAGPQDAELPSPLLFLATACSDGSVRCY, encoded by the exons atgggaatcgtagtccgtgAACGTCTGAAGCGcttcagtttggtcacccctaag ATGTCTGCATCCCCTTGCATAAGAGGGAAAGAATCGGCAAGGGGCCTTATCTCTCATCCTTCTGCAACAATGGAAGCAGAATTGCTGTTGGCTCCTATCACTGCCCTGGAAATCATAGGAGATCATCTGGTAGCAG GTGAAGGACCCAACATAGCCGTCTACACTTTGGGGCCTGATGCTGTCCGGTCTCCAACATGCTTCAAACAGGTTCTTCACCACTGTAACATCCATGGTATCAAAGAGCAACAGAACCTGGCTCTGGGAGGCAATGAAGCCACCACCCTGGCTGTCTTTGGGGGCAAAGGCCTTGTCGTCATAGAGTTCGGTCTCCAGAACAGCACAATAACACTAACTGAGCTCTTTCCTTTCTGCGAACTGCATGACTGGATCTGGGACTTGCAGTGGCTGGAAGGCTGCACCGAAACCCCCAGCTGCGTGGCTTTGGCTCTAGGCCATAACTCTGTGGCTCTGTATGACTGTGCTGGCCAAAGGATCCTCCAAGAAGTGCACTGCCAAGAGAAGTGCATCCTCTACTCGGCCCATTTGGTTGGGAGCAGGTGGGACAGTTTGGTTCTGGTGGCCGGCACCGTCTTTAACCAGCTGGTGATCTGGTGTGCCGCTGACCCAGCGGATGACACAGGGAGGGTACGGCCCCGCAGTCGGATCAGTGGGCACCAGGGGGTCATCTTCAGCATCTGCTACTTGGAAAGCAAAAGTGTCTTGGCCTCCGCTTCAGATGACAGGAGCCTGAGGCTGTGGGACGTCAGCAACCTCCGGGAGCTTCCAGCTCACGTCCCCTGCTTGCTGGTCTGCTACGGGCACCAGTCCAGGGTGTGGTCGGTCCGGCTACTGAAtgactgcatcatcagcataggAGAAGACTCGGCTTGTCTCGTGTGGAACTACCAGGGCGAGATCGTTCGCAGCTTCAGAGGACACCAAGGCCGAGGATTGCGCGCAGTGGCTGTGCACGAGGCACAGGGCTGTGTCTTCACAGGGGGGGCCGACTCTGGCATTAGATGCTGGGACTTCAAAGGGCTGAGGACCACTGGGAGCAGCCTCTTGCAACTCAATTTCCCATCGCCTCAAAGAAAAGGATTACCCAGAGCAGTAAAACTGGCGGGTACCGGCCTTCTCCTCACAGTGACGGATGCTGGGGCTGTGTACTCTTATGACTTGACCTTGAAAGCCTGGACGCTGACCTTGGAGGATGCTGCCTATCAGTCCTACAGCCTCTTAGAAGTGTATGACCTTCCAGGGGGAGACGTTCTATGTGCCATGGGCAATATTTCAGGGTGGGTCAAAATATTCTGCCTCTGCCACCCCACTCAAGCCAAGGATCTTCAGCTGTACGAGGAGAAAGTGCACAGCCTGAGCTGGTCCCCACGCCCAGGCCAGGATCTCGACACGTGCAGCCTCTTTGTGTCTGGCTCCGCTGGCGTTCTGCTGTGGCTCGAGGTGTCTTGCCGCCCACCCGATGCCATGACTGTGGCAGCCAAGAGATGCTTCCTCCTGCCTCCTTGCAAGCAGCGGTGGCACACATGCTCCGCCTTCCTTCCCCAGGGAGATTTCCTGCTCTGTGGCGACCGCcggggttctctgatgctgtttgcATGTGGGACCCCTCTTGACTCTAGACATGAGAAAGCATCAGAGGGAGGAGGCTTGGCCGACCGGGGCTCAGTGGCGCTCTCTCCTGGGCCAGGGCTGGACTTTCCCATTGGAAGAGAGGAGTCACATGCTGAGGGCCCTGTTTCTCTGATCTTCGGCCTTCACGGGAAGACTGGCGTCACCTCCGTAGCCTGCCATGGGGGCTTCATCTACAGCACAGGACGTGACGGCTGCTACCGGCAGCTCCAGGTTCTGGGCCGGGAGCTCCGAGTCCTGAGGAAGCAGAAGCCGTGCAAAGGCCTGGAGTGGCTGGAAGGGCTGCGTTTCAGCTCCGAGGGCAGCACAAGGGTCCTGGGCTTCCACGGCGCCCACTTTGTGCTTTGGGATGCCAACAGCAACGAGACGCTGCTCAGCATCCCATGCGGGGGCGGCCACCGCTCCTGGAGCTACACCCGTGGCCTCTCTGTTGAGACCTTTGCTTATGTCAGATCTGGAGATGTGGCGGTCTACCAGCGTAGAGACGCGCCCAGTGGGCAGCGGGTCCTCAAAGAGTCTTTGCACGGGCGAGAGCTGACATGCGTGTGCCACGTTGGAACTTTGAAAACGTCCAGGCAAGACCTGGTGAGCGTCTTTGCCACCGGCAGTGAGGACAGCACGGTGAATATTCTAGCCTTTGGAGCACAGTTTCATACGCTGACCCAGCTGACCGCTATCAGGGACCATATTTCGAGCGTGAGGGCTCTGGCCGTGATGGAGAGCAGCGCCATTCTGCGAGAGGCAGGGGGCATCTCCGCCATCCTTTTCTCAGCCGGCGGCCGGGCCCAGATTGAATGTTACGGTTTACGGCTCAGCCCTGACCGTGGTTCCAGCAGTGGTGTGTTGTGCCAGTTGGTCCATCTGGCGTCCCACCGGCTGGATGAGCAGTGGGATCGTATGAAGAACAGGCACAAGCTGATCAAGATGGACCCAGAGACCAG GTATATGTCAATCGCAGTGCTGGCAGGTCCTCAGGATGCTGAGCTGCCTAGTCCCTTACTCTTTCTAGCCACTGCCTGCAGTGATGGATCTGTCCG gtgctattag